The sequence below is a genomic window from Clostridium sp. BJN0001.
TTTAAGTCAAGATTATTCAACAACGCTTACCTTTAAAAGGTTAGTAGCTCCAATTTTGTCAACTGGAACTCCAGCTGCTAATACAACTGTATCTCCATCTTCAACAAACTTGTTTGCCTTTGCGATTTCAACTGATTTTTCTAACATTTCATCTGTTGATTCCATCTTGTCTGCTACGATTGGGAATACTCCCCATGAGAATACTAACTTCTTAGCAACTCTTTCGTCTGGTGTAACAGCGATAACTGGGCATTCTGGTCTGCACTGAGAAATTCTTCTTGCAGTAGCTCCGCTCTGTGTTGATGAGATAATTGCTTTAGCTTTTAATTCATTAGCTGCATTACATGCTGCTCTTGAAATAACTCCTGCTACAGCTGGTACATGATGTTTTGCTTTTGAAACTGATACTTTGTATTCTAATTGTTTTTCAGCTTCTTCACAAATTCTAGCCTGAGTTTTAACTGCTTCTACTGGATAATCTCCATTAGCACTTTCTCCTGAAAGCATAACAGCGTCTGTTCCATCAAAAATAGCATTAGCTATATCTGAAACTTCTGCTCTTGTTGGTCTTGGGTTTCTGATCATAGAATCAAGCATCTGAGTTGCTGTAACAACTGGCTTTCCAACTGCGTTACATTTCTTTATGATCATCTTCTGAACTCTAGGAACATTTTCTATTGGAATTTCAACTCCTAAGTCTCCTCTTGCAACCATGATTGCATCTGAAACTTCGATAATTGAATCTATATTATCTACTCCTTCTTGGCTTTCTATCTTAGGGCAGATTAATATGTCTTCTCCACCATGTTCAGTAAGAACTTTTCTTATTGCTAATACATCTTCAGCTTTTCTTACGAATGAAGCAGCAATTAAGTCAACTTTCATTTCGCATCCAAAGATTAAATCGTCCTTATCTTTTGCAGTCATTGCTGGTAATTTTATTGAAACTCCAGGAACGTTAACTCCCTTATGTGTTCCAACTAATCCAGTATTGTTAACACCACATTTAACAGCATTTCCTTCAACTGATTTAACTGTTAATCCAACTAAACCATCATCTATTAAAATTGTGTCTCCAGGCTTAACATCTTTTGCTAATCCTTCGTATGTAACAGCACACTTAGTTGTATCACCAATAACTGACATATCTCCAGCATATATAGTGAATTCAGAACCCTTTTGAAGTTCAACCTTGTTTGGTTTAAAGTCTCCAGTTCTGATTTCTGGTCCCTTTGTATCAAGAATGATTGCTATTTGCTTATTATGCTTCTTAGCAAGCTTTCTTACATTTTCAATTCTTCCTTTATGTTCTTCATGATCTCCATGTGAAAAATTATGTCTTGATGCATTCATTCCTGCTAAGACTATTTTTTCAAGAGTTTCAAGATCTTCACTAGCTGGTCCGATAGTACAAATCATTTTAGTTTTTCTCATTAACGTACACTCCTCTTTCTACTTAAAACTTATTTAAAATTAAATTTTGACTATATTTCAATCTGATAAAACATGAATCTATATTCTAAATTATAAACACATCGCCTTACCAACACTTATTGTACATAATCTAAGAGAATTTATCAATCGAATTTGACTATTTTTTTTTAATTCTCTAAATTAATTATATAAAAATACAAATTATAATACTATTTATATTATATTCTACAATTAACTTTATAATATTTAGTCAACTACTTTTACATTTTCTTTTCCAAATTTATTTTCAAAGATTTTTACAATATCAGTATCCAGTGATACCCATTTATCATGAGATACTCTAAACTTCTGTCTTTCCTTTGCTGCAAATATAAATACTGCATTTTCTCCTCTTACTGAATCGTTAACTATATGTTTAAGCATTGCATTTATCTTTTTAGCAGCACCTTTATTATCTGCTCTTATATAAACTTTTGCATTATCTATTTTTTCAAGAGGTTCTATAGATTCACAAATTACTCTTGTCTCTTCGTCCTCTTTAATGCTTAATCTTCCTTTGATTACTACAAGACTATCTGCTATACAAAGTTTTTTAACTCTTTCATACGTTCTAGCAAATACTATTACTTCTATATTCCCAGATAAATCTTCAAGCCTTAAAAAAGCCATTATAGTATTATTTCTTGTAACTTTCTGATTTACAGAGGATAATATTCCTCCTACTATAACTCTATCACCATCCATAAATACTTCGTCATTCTTGAAGATATCTATATCATCATTAGGCATATCATTATCAGTATTATTTTCACTTTTAGCAAAAATATCTGCAATCTGTGTGCTTACCTGAACACTTAAACTCTTTTTATAATCATCAAGAGGATGCCCAGTTATGTAAAGTCCTGTCATCTCTTTTTCCATAGATAGTAAATTCTTTTTAGTGAATTCCTTAATATCAGGATACTTTATCTGAGTTTTCTTTAATTCTGATGTTGCAAAAAGGCTTATTTGTCCATCAATATTTTTCTTTCTTTCATTTGATGTATTATCCATAAGTTTTTCATAAACAGCAAGCAGTTTTGACCTATATACATCAAATGTATCAAATGCTCCAGCTTTTATAAGACATTCAACTGCTCTTTTATTTACGCATGATAAATCAATTTTACTTACAAAATCTTGAAGTGATGTAAATTCTCCCTTTTTTTCACGTGTCTCTACAATTGAATCTATTACATTTGATCCCACATTTTTTATTGCAGCAAGCCCAAACTTTATATCATCATCTTTAACTGTAAACTTAGCTTTTCCCTCGTTTATGTTTGGAGGAATAACTCTTATGTTAAACTTTGATGCTTCTCTTATATAATGTGATACCTTATCACTTTTGGTTATTACTGAATTTAGCATTGCAGCAAGCATTTCAACAGGATAATATCTCATAAGATATGCTGTCTCATATCCTACAACTGCATATGCTGCTGCATGTGATTTATTAAATGCATAAGATGCAAAATCCATCATAGAATCAAATATCTTATTTGCTGCCTCTTCACTAATTCCGTTTCTTATACATCCAGGTACATTTACAGTTCCATCTTCATCTACAATTCCATTTATAAAGTTTTTACGCTCTTCTTCCATAACTTTATGTTTTTTCTTAGACATGGCTCTTCTTACCATGTCACTTCTACCCATAGAATACCCTGCAAGGTCTCTTACAGCCTGCATAACCTGTTCTTGGTATACAAGACACCCATATGTTACTTTAAGTATAGGTTCAAGCTCAGGAGTCGTATAAGTGACTTTTGAAGGATTTTGTTTTCCTTCTATATATTTTGGAATTTCAGCCATAGGACCTGGTCTATATAGTGATATACCTGCTATGATATCTTCAATAGAATCTGGCTTAAGTTCTTTCATAAATGATGTCATTCCTGATGATTCAAGTTGGAATACTCCTACAGTCTTTCCTTCTCCTATCATCTTAAAAACATTCTGATCGTCAAAATCTATCTTATCAAGAACTATGTTTCTATCCCTATTTTCCTTTATCATTCTTACTGCATCATTCATTACAGTAAGTGTTCTAAGTCCTAAGAAATCCATCTTTAAAAGTCCCAGTTCTTCAAGTGTCGTCATTCCAAACTGAGTTACTATCATATCTTCATTTTTTTGAAGCGGTACATATGAAACAAGTGGATTTGATGCAATTACAACTCCTGCTGCATGTGTAGATGAATGTCTTGGAAGTCCTTCAAGTCTTAATGATACATCTATAAGTTCTTTTACACGTTCATCAGTATCATATGCATTTTTAAATTCAGGATTTAATGTAAATGCACTCTGAATTGTAGTTCCTACTTTTGTAGGTATCATCTTTGCAACTTTATCAACTTCCGCATAGCTGTAATCCATTGCTCTTCCTACATCTCTTATACACTGACGTGCAGCCATTGTTCCAAAAGTTATTATCTGAGATACATTATCTTTTCCATATTTACGCACAACATAATCAATTACTTCCTGACGTCTTTCATAACAAAAATCACTATCTATATCTGGCATAGATACTCTCTCTGGATTAAGAAATCTCTCAAAGATAAGATTGTACTTAATAGGATCTATTTTAGTTATTCCAAGCGTATATGCAACTATTGAACCCGCTGCTGATCCTCTTCCTGGCCCTGTAGGAATTTTATTTTGATATGCAAAATGTATAAAATCCCATACTATAAGGAAATAGTCTACATATCCCATCTGCTTTATTATGCCAAGCTCATATTCAAGCCTATCTACATACATCTTTACTTTTTCATTTTTATCTTTGAGTTCATTTATTTTTGAATAATCAAGCTCTTTATTTTGCAAATCACTAAATTCATCATATCTCTCTATAAGCCCGCTATAACATAAATCTTTTAAATATGTATAAGGATTCTGTCCTTCTTTAAGTGGGTATTTAGGAAGTTTTGATTCATGAAATTTGTAATCGAAGTTGCAACTATCTGCTATTTTTATTGTATTTTCTAGAGCCTCTGGAACATATGAAAACATATCCCACATTTCTTCTGGAGACTTTAAATAAAATTGGTCAGATGGATATCTCCTTCTATGAGGATCATCAAGAGTTTTTCCGGTCTGTATACACATAAGAACATCATGTGCTTTAGAATCTTCTTTTGTAATATAATGAACATCATTTGTAGCTACAAGTGGTATACCTGTTTCCTCTGATATCTTTATGTTTAGTTCATTTGTCTTATGCTGTTCCTTCATGCCATGATTTTGAAGTTCTAAATAAAAATCACCGTTAAATATTTTACTATAAAAAATAGCAGTTTCTTTAGCTTTTTCATAATTTCCATTTAGTTCATATGACTGAACTTCACCAGCCAAACATGCACTTAAAGCAATAAGCCCTTCACTATGATTTTTAAGATACTCATGATCAACTCTAGGTTTATAATAAAAGCCATCAATTGAAGCCTTTGAAGCTATCTTCATAAGATTTTCATAACCTTTTTCATTCTTTACAAGAAGAACAAGATGATGATTTGAGTTTTCCCTATCAGCCTGTTTTATATACATTGATTTTGCAACAACATATATCTCACATCCAAGTATAGGTTTTATTCCTACATCTTTTGCCGCTTTATAAAAATCAACAAGACCATACATAACCCCATGGTCTGTAATTGCTACGCTCTTCATTCCCATTTCTTTAGCAGCCTTAATTATCTCCTTAATTTTTCCAGATCCATCAAGAAGACTGTATTCAGTATGAAGATGAAGATGACAAAATTCATTTTTGCTCAAACTTTTACACCTCCTCTTTTTTTATAGTATTTTATTCAAAATCAAGTGTTTTACTACATTCAATATATGGTTTTATAACCTTTTTAACTTCATTTACATGAAATGGATGTACATCATAAGTTAAATAATCTTCTTTATTATCAAAACGAGTTATAATTCCAACATCATAACTTCTATCACTTCTTATTAAGTCAACTCCTACTTCAAGTTTTCTAAGTACAGAAACTTTTCCATCCATTTTTAAGAACGTATTTTTTAAGAATTCTAAATTTTCTTTTGTAGGATTTTTTGCTTTAAATAATACTATATGTGTAAACATTGTTTTTCTCCCCTTTATTTTAGTTTTTAGTTTTTAATTCATCTGCTATTTTCTCTATTTTTCTAAGTCTATGATTTACACCTGATTTTCCTACAGGTGGATTTAGCATTGTTCCAAGTTCTTTTAATGATTCATCAGGATAGCTTAATCTAAGTTCTGCAACTGCTCTTAAATTTTCAGGAAGTCTTTTAAGACCAATTGTTGATTCAATAAGCTTTATACTTTCAACCTGTCTTACTGCCGCATTTACTGTCTTTGAAAGATTTGCTGTTTCACAGTTAACAAGTCTATTTACATTATTTCTCATTTCTTTTACAATTCTTATATTTTCAATTTGAAGAAGTGATGTATAAGCTCCTATTATATTTAAAAGATCTACTATCTGTTCTCCTTCTTTTATATAGACAATAAAACTATTCTTTCTCTGAATAACTTTTGAATTAAGTCCAAAAGAATTTATAAGATTCCTTAGTTCTTCAGCATATTCCTCTATATGAGTTACAAATTCAAGATGGTAAGTTTTTTCAGGATTACTTATACTTCCACCTCCTATAAATGCACCTCTTATATATGCTTTTTTAAGCTTATCATCTTTAGAAATATAGTCTTCAATTCTATAATCTATATTTATCATTCCGTCTATTTGTTTCAATATTCCAGTTTCCTTAAGCAGCTCCTTTACACCCATCTCTTCCGTTATAACTACCATGTAAATATTATTCTTTTTTAAAGAGTTACTCTTTTTGACCATAAGTCTTGAATGAATATTAAAATATTCTTTAAGAAGTGTAAATATTAATCTTGCACTTGCAGGATTTTCAGTTACCATTTTAAAACTGAGTCCACTTCCACTAAAAGCGAGTGCACCACTTACTTTCATAATTGCAGATATCTCCGATAAAGCTTCTTCTTTAGACATATCTACGTATCTGCATATTTCTCCTTTTACCTTAGATGAAAATGACATTTCTTTTTCCTTTCTGGTGTATCTATATTTTCTTTTTTTCTTCTTCTACTCTCTGTTTTATTCTCTGTGACAAATACATATATTCGATTATCTTCTTCTTATCATATAAAAGTTTCTTTTCCATTATTGTATCTGCAAGAACTTCAGCAAGTTTATCAGCATCATGTTTTATAAAACCATTCTCCATTTTTATAAGATTTTCTCCTATTATATTTACGCCCATTGACGATATCTTCTGCTTATCAATGTCTACAAGTTCTGAACCTTCTTTTTTATATCTTTCTTCTAATTCAGAAGATATTTCACCTGTATTTGCAATAACGTAATCTACAATATCAGATCCTCCATACTTTCTTAAAACTTTTAAATGATCAGATACTTTAAATCCTGTAGTTTCTCCAGGTTGAGTCATTATATTTGAAATATATATTTTAATCGCTTTTGATTTTCTTACCTCTTTTGCTATATCCTTTATTAAAAGATTTGATGTAATGCTTGTATAAAGGCTTCCAGGTCCCATTACAACTGCATCAGCTTCTCGTATAGCATCAAGAGCCTCTTTTAAAGGTTTTGCATTTTCAGGTATCATTTTAAATGTATCTATTTTCGAATTTTGTTTTACTGATTCTTTAGGAATTAGAGATTCTCCTTCTACAGTATTTCCATTTTCAAGAACTGCAACAAGCTTCATATTATCAAGTGTAACTGGTATAACCTTTCCTGTTACAGCAAGTACAGAACTCATCTTCTGAACAGCTTCTTCAAAATTATCCGAAATTCCATCCATAGCTGCAAGAAATAAATTACCAAAACTTTGATTTTTAAGTCTTCCATCTTTAAATCTATATTGAAGAAGATCCTCCATTATAGGTTCTGTATCTGCAAGTGCTAATATACAGTTTCTTATATCTCCTGGTGGAAGCATTCCAAGATCCTCTCTTAAATCTCCAGATCCTCCACCATCATCTCCTACTGTAACTATAGCTGTAATATTTGAAGTATAGTATTTAAGTCCACGAAGCATAGTAGAAAGTCCTGTTCCTCCGCCAATTACTACTATTTTAGGTCCTTTTATTAAAAGTCTCTTCTCATAAATAAGACTTTCAATCTTTCTACTATCAAGTGATACTTTTATATACCCTCTATTTACAAGTGCAATTATAGATTTCATTGTTTCTGCTACTGAAACATAAAGTACAAATACACCCGTAATATTTAAAAATATATAAAATATTAAATAATAAAAATTATATACTCTGTGAGTTACAAGTTCAGTAAATCCAAAAGCTATTAAAAGTATTCCAAATATACCAAAAGCAAGCCATCTCTTTACTCTTATTCCTGGTTTTAGCCAGTCACGCATTCTCATAGTTTCTTTTCTCCCATATGAAGATCTTCTGTTACATCCCTATGTTCAATTTTACAATCATAATTTGTTTCACTAAGCATTCTATTAAGCTCATTAGCTATTGCAACAGATCTATGTCTTCCTCCTGTACAACCTATAGAAATAATAAGCTGTCTTTTTCCTTCTTTTATATAATTTGGAATTAAATATTTAAGCATATCTAATAATTTATCTAAAAATGTTATTGTTTCCTGTTGCTTTAATACATAATTTCTTACTGGCTCATCATTGCCTGAATACTGTTTAAGCTCTGGAATATAAAAAGGATTTGGTATAAATCTAACATCAAAAACAAGATCAGAATCTACTGGTATTCCGTATTTAAATCCAAAACTAAGAACAGTTATAGAAAGTCTTCTCTTAACTTCAACATTATCTCCATAAAGCTCATTTATTTTTTCTCTTAAATCTTTTATAGCATATTTTGAAGTATCAACTATTATATCCGATATATCTTTTACTTTTCTTAATTTTTCTCTCTCTTCAGTTATTCCTGTTAAAACTCTTCCATCTGGAGATAGAGGATGACTTCTCCTTGTTTCTTTAAATCTTTTTATTAAAACCTCATCAGAAGCTTCTAAAAATAACACTTCATATTCAAATTCATTTCTCTTTAAATAATTGAGGCTTTCAAATAAATCATTAAAAAAGACACCACCTCTTATATCAATTACAAGTGCAACTTTTTCTATTTTGCCACTGCTCTGAGTACAAACTTCTGCAAATTTTGATATTAACTTAGGTGGAAGATTATCTACACAAAAATAACCTATATCTTCAAGTGTCCTTGTCGCCTGAGTTTTTCCAGCTCCCGAAAGACCGGTTACTATTACAAATCTCATTTTATTACCTCCTTTTATTACGATATTTTTTTA
It includes:
- a CDS encoding DNA polymerase III subunit alpha; this translates as MSKNEFCHLHLHTEYSLLDGSGKIKEIIKAAKEMGMKSVAITDHGVMYGLVDFYKAAKDVGIKPILGCEIYVVAKSMYIKQADRENSNHHLVLLVKNEKGYENLMKIASKASIDGFYYKPRVDHEYLKNHSEGLIALSACLAGEVQSYELNGNYEKAKETAIFYSKIFNGDFYLELQNHGMKEQHKTNELNIKISEETGIPLVATNDVHYITKEDSKAHDVLMCIQTGKTLDDPHRRRYPSDQFYLKSPEEMWDMFSYVPEALENTIKIADSCNFDYKFHESKLPKYPLKEGQNPYTYLKDLCYSGLIERYDEFSDLQNKELDYSKINELKDKNEKVKMYVDRLEYELGIIKQMGYVDYFLIVWDFIHFAYQNKIPTGPGRGSAAGSIVAYTLGITKIDPIKYNLIFERFLNPERVSMPDIDSDFCYERRQEVIDYVVRKYGKDNVSQIITFGTMAARQCIRDVGRAMDYSYAEVDKVAKMIPTKVGTTIQSAFTLNPEFKNAYDTDERVKELIDVSLRLEGLPRHSSTHAAGVVIASNPLVSYVPLQKNEDMIVTQFGMTTLEELGLLKMDFLGLRTLTVMNDAVRMIKENRDRNIVLDKIDFDDQNVFKMIGEGKTVGVFQLESSGMTSFMKELKPDSIEDIIAGISLYRPGPMAEIPKYIEGKQNPSKVTYTTPELEPILKVTYGCLVYQEQVMQAVRDLAGYSMGRSDMVRRAMSKKKHKVMEEERKNFINGIVDEDGTVNVPGCIRNGISEEAANKIFDSMMDFASYAFNKSHAAAYAVVGYETAYLMRYYPVEMLAAMLNSVITKSDKVSHYIREASKFNIRVIPPNINEGKAKFTVKDDDIKFGLAAIKNVGSNVIDSIVETREKKGEFTSLQDFVSKIDLSCVNKRAVECLIKAGAFDTFDVYRSKLLAVYEKLMDNTSNERKKNIDGQISLFATSELKKTQIKYPDIKEFTKKNLLSMEKEMTGLYITGHPLDDYKKSLSVQVSTQIADIFAKSENNTDNDMPNDDIDIFKNDEVFMDGDRVIVGGILSSVNQKVTRNNTIMAFLRLEDLSGNIEVIVFARTYERVKKLCIADSLVVIKGRLSIKEDEETRVICESIEPLEKIDNAKVYIRADNKGAAKKINAMLKHIVNDSVRGENAVFIFAAKERQKFRVSHDKWVSLDTDIVKIFENKFGKENVKVVD
- the rapZ gene encoding RNase adapter RapZ; the protein is MRFVIVTGLSGAGKTQATRTLEDIGYFCVDNLPPKLISKFAEVCTQSSGKIEKVALVIDIRGGVFFNDLFESLNYLKRNEFEYEVLFLEASDEVLIKRFKETRRSHPLSPDGRVLTGITEEREKLRKVKDISDIIVDTSKYAIKDLREKINELYGDNVEVKRRLSITVLSFGFKYGIPVDSDLVFDVRFIPNPFYIPELKQYSGNDEPVRNYVLKQQETITFLDKLLDMLKYLIPNYIKEGKRQLIISIGCTGGRHRSVAIANELNRMLSETNYDCKIEHRDVTEDLHMGEKKL
- a CDS encoding Dabb family protein, producing MFTHIVLFKAKNPTKENLEFLKNTFLKMDGKVSVLRKLEVGVDLIRSDRSYDVGIITRFDNKEDYLTYDVHPFHVNEVKKVIKPYIECSKTLDFE
- the whiA gene encoding DNA-binding protein WhiA, translating into MSFSSKVKGEICRYVDMSKEEALSEISAIMKVSGALAFSGSGLSFKMVTENPASARLIFTLLKEYFNIHSRLMVKKSNSLKKNNIYMVVITEEMGVKELLKETGILKQIDGMINIDYRIEDYISKDDKLKKAYIRGAFIGGGSISNPEKTYHLEFVTHIEEYAEELRNLINSFGLNSKVIQRKNSFIVYIKEGEQIVDLLNIIGAYTSLLQIENIRIVKEMRNNVNRLVNCETANLSKTVNAAVRQVESIKLIESTIGLKRLPENLRAVAELRLSYPDESLKELGTMLNPPVGKSGVNHRLRKIEKIADELKTKN
- the pyk gene encoding pyruvate kinase yields the protein MRKTKMICTIGPASEDLETLEKIVLAGMNASRHNFSHGDHEEHKGRIENVRKLAKKHNKQIAIILDTKGPEIRTGDFKPNKVELQKGSEFTIYAGDMSVIGDTTKCAVTYEGLAKDVKPGDTILIDDGLVGLTVKSVEGNAVKCGVNNTGLVGTHKGVNVPGVSIKLPAMTAKDKDDLIFGCEMKVDLIAASFVRKAEDVLAIRKVLTEHGGEDILICPKIESQEGVDNIDSIIEVSDAIMVARGDLGVEIPIENVPRVQKMIIKKCNAVGKPVVTATQMLDSMIRNPRPTRAEVSDIANAIFDGTDAVMLSGESANGDYPVEAVKTQARICEEAEKQLEYKVSVSKAKHHVPAVAGVISRAACNAANELKAKAIISSTQSGATARRISQCRPECPVIAVTPDERVAKKLVFSWGVFPIVADKMESTDEMLEKSVEIAKANKFVEDGDTVVLAAGVPVDKIGATNLLKVSVVE
- a CDS encoding YvcK family protein, which translates into the protein MRMRDWLKPGIRVKRWLAFGIFGILLIAFGFTELVTHRVYNFYYLIFYIFLNITGVFVLYVSVAETMKSIIALVNRGYIKVSLDSRKIESLIYEKRLLIKGPKIVVIGGGTGLSTMLRGLKYYTSNITAIVTVGDDGGGSGDLREDLGMLPPGDIRNCILALADTEPIMEDLLQYRFKDGRLKNQSFGNLFLAAMDGISDNFEEAVQKMSSVLAVTGKVIPVTLDNMKLVAVLENGNTVEGESLIPKESVKQNSKIDTFKMIPENAKPLKEALDAIREADAVVMGPGSLYTSITSNLLIKDIAKEVRKSKAIKIYISNIMTQPGETTGFKVSDHLKVLRKYGGSDIVDYVIANTGEISSELEERYKKEGSELVDIDKQKISSMGVNIIGENLIKMENGFIKHDADKLAEVLADTIMEKKLLYDKKKIIEYMYLSQRIKQRVEEEKKKI